The nucleotide sequence CGGCTCTCTGAACTCGACTTCCACAATCTCACCCCGGTCAATCTCACCTTGGTGGCCGCTGGCTTCAGCCGGGGCGCTGAAAATCCCCGCCCCCACGGTGGTGATGGTGGTGGGACCAAACGCTCTTTCCACCCGGAAGGCCCCACCGCCATAGACCATATGCTTGATTTGAATGTCACCCTGGACAATTGTAATGTCTGCCGCGTCCACGATGACACTGGTACCCAAGCCTGCTGCCAGCCGTCCGGCCATGTGTTTGCCTCTGCGGCTGGGCTGCACCAGCAAAAGATCGGGGGTTTCCTTTTTCAGCAATTCGCTGATGGTCAAATGATAGTCTTCCAGCATTCTTCCTTGCTCCAGGCTGCCCAGCCAATAGACTTTGTCCGCTCCATAAGCTGCCGCTTTTTCTGCTTCTGCCCGGCTCCCCCAGACTAAGGCCCCTACTTCTTCTCCTAACTGGCGTCCGCCGGCACATAGCTGGGCCAGTGCATCGGTTTTTTCCGCCAATACCCATACTTTTTTAACCTGACTCATGCTTTTCACCCTCTCTTATAAAAGTTCCTTACGAATGCTCTCGAACAGCTTTTGGATGACTTCTTCCGATTCGCCTTCCAGGATCAGTTGCTTGCGCTCCACTTGTTCAGGAGCCAGGGTGCTGAGAACCTGGGT is from Desulfitobacterium chlororespirans DSM 11544 and encodes:
- a CDS encoding FAD-binding protein encodes the protein MSQVKKVWVLAEKTDALAQLCAGGRQLGEEVGALVWGSRAEAEKAAAYGADKVYWLGSLEQGRMLEDYHLTISELLKKETPDLLLVQPSRRGKHMAGRLAAGLGTSVIVDAADITIVQGDIQIKHMVYGGGAFRVERAFGPTTITTVGAGIFSAPAEASGHQGEIDRGEIVEVEFREPAVSVKCLEKKSKAGAEVNLNAAKRVLGVGRGFAEQADLKMAEELAGLIGAEVGCSRPIAEGVNWMARERYIGVSGAMLKPELYLAIGISGQVQHMVGANQAKTIIAINKDKGAPIFQQADYGIVGDLSKILPALSGLIKANR